The following are encoded in a window of Bacillus sp. SORGH_AS_0510 genomic DNA:
- the ggt gene encoding gamma-glutamyltransferase → MNLDYLNHPYSSQRMTTVARNGMVATSQPLAAQAGLDILKNGGNAIDAAIATAACLTVVEPTSNGIGGDAFALVWTKGELHGLNSSGPSPKSISIDAVKEKGHEKMPTFGLIPVTVPGVPAAWAELSRRFGKLPLSAVLQPAIEYAEKGYPLTPILGKYWNSAFNRFKDLFTGDEYKGWFETFAPDGKAPQIGEIWSSKGHASTLRKIAETNAESFYRGELAERIDEFSKQHGGFISKEDLAAYKPEWVQPIKVNYRGYDVWEIPPNGQGIVALMALNILKGYELKEKESVETYHKQIEAMKLAFADAKKYVTDLEKMSVTAEQLLSKEFAEARRSLIGDAALTPEPGTPPKGGTVYLATADGEGNMVSFIQSNYMGFGSGIVIPGTGIALQNRGADFSLDPTHENRLEPGKRTYHTIIPGFLTKDSEAVGPFGVMGGYMQPQGHAQVIMNTIDFHLNPQAALDSPRWQWMEGKTILVENTFPSYIASALARKGHAVKVALDGGEFGRGQIIWRDPKTGVLSGGTESRTDGAIAVW, encoded by the coding sequence ATGAACTTGGATTACTTAAATCATCCGTATTCATCACAAAGAATGACGACTGTTGCCAGAAACGGCATGGTGGCGACATCACAGCCTTTAGCGGCCCAAGCCGGACTAGATATATTAAAAAATGGCGGGAATGCTATTGATGCGGCTATTGCAACTGCTGCCTGCTTAACAGTGGTTGAACCGACCTCCAATGGAATCGGTGGAGATGCGTTCGCACTTGTATGGACAAAAGGCGAACTGCATGGACTAAACTCGAGTGGACCGTCGCCGAAAAGCATTTCAATCGACGCAGTAAAGGAGAAGGGTCATGAAAAAATGCCGACCTTTGGCCTTATTCCCGTGACCGTTCCGGGAGTACCTGCAGCATGGGCAGAGTTGTCCCGTCGATTTGGTAAGCTTCCGTTAAGCGCAGTGCTACAACCGGCGATCGAGTATGCCGAAAAAGGTTATCCGCTCACACCTATTCTAGGAAAGTACTGGAATAGTGCATTTAATAGATTCAAAGATTTATTTACTGGTGATGAATATAAAGGGTGGTTTGAAACCTTTGCTCCCGATGGAAAGGCACCACAAATAGGAGAGATTTGGAGTTCGAAGGGTCATGCCAGTACATTACGCAAGATTGCAGAAACGAATGCCGAAAGTTTTTACCGCGGAGAATTAGCGGAGAGAATTGACGAGTTTTCCAAGCAACATGGCGGATTCATTTCTAAGGAAGATTTAGCAGCCTACAAGCCTGAGTGGGTCCAGCCTATTAAAGTAAACTACAGAGGCTATGATGTATGGGAGATTCCACCGAATGGCCAAGGAATCGTTGCCTTAATGGCACTAAACATTCTGAAGGGATATGAGCTGAAGGAAAAGGAATCAGTTGAGACGTATCATAAGCAGATTGAAGCTATGAAACTGGCTTTTGCTGATGCGAAAAAATATGTAACAGATCTGGAAAAAATGTCCGTGACAGCAGAACAGTTGTTATCTAAAGAATTTGCGGAAGCTCGACGCAGCTTGATTGGGGATGCTGCTCTTACACCAGAGCCGGGTACACCTCCAAAAGGCGGTACGGTTTACTTAGCAACGGCAGATGGGGAAGGGAATATGGTTTCCTTTATTCAGAGTAACTATATGGGCTTTGGTTCTGGGATTGTTATTCCTGGAACAGGGATAGCCTTGCAAAACCGTGGAGCGGATTTCTCATTAGATCCAACACATGAGAATCGTTTGGAGCCAGGAAAAAGAACATACCACACGATTATTCCTGGATTTTTAACGAAGGATAGTGAAGCGGTTGGACCATTTGGTGTAATGGGTGGGTATATGCAACCTCAAGGTCATGCGCAAGTGATAATGAACACTATTGACTTCCATTTAAATCCGCAAGCTGCCTTAGATTCACCGAGATGGCAATGGATGGAGGGAAAGACAATTCTAGTTGAGAATACATTCCCGTCCTATATTGCCAGTGCGCTCGCAAGAAAGGGGCATGCTGTAAAAGTAGCCTTAGATGGAGGCGAATTCGGAAGAGGACAAATCATTTGGAGAGACCCTAAGACTGGTGTGCTTTCAGGCGGAACAGAATCCAGAACAGATGGAGCAATTGCTGTCTGGTAA
- a CDS encoding Lrp/AsnC family transcriptional regulator — protein MKIDEIDRRIIELLAENGRMSYVDIGKKLNLSRVSIRERVNQLQENGIIEKFTVVINSDKVGKSVSAFFEVDCEPASLVSVAETLANNPSVASCYQMTGPSTLHMHVLVEDFSRLEKFINEELYSLEGITRVASHILLRRFKSRTGLKL, from the coding sequence ATGAAAATTGATGAAATCGATCGCAGGATTATCGAGTTACTGGCTGAAAATGGAAGAATGTCATATGTTGATATTGGTAAGAAACTTAATTTATCGAGGGTATCAATCCGCGAGAGGGTAAACCAATTACAAGAAAACGGTATTATCGAGAAGTTCACTGTAGTCATTAATTCTGATAAAGTCGGGAAATCTGTTTCTGCATTCTTCGAGGTCGACTGTGAACCAGCATCCCTTGTCAGCGTTGCCGAAACATTAGCCAATAACCCTAGCGTAGCAAGCTGCTACCAAATGACTGGACCAAGTACCTTACATATGCACGTACTTGTTGAGGACTTTTCACGCTTAGAAAAATTTATTAATGAGGAATTATACAGTTTAGAAGGTATAACAAGAGTTGCCAGTCACATCTTATTGCGTAGGTTTAAGAGTAGGACTGGGTTAAAGTTATAA
- a CDS encoding response regulator transcription factor has protein sequence MIRIVIAEDQEMLLAAMGSLLDLEEDMEVVGQARNGEEALSLVQQFQPDVCLMDIEMPKMSGLDAAEAMKSLGCKVIILTTFARNGYQERALKADVRGYLLKDSPSEELACSIRCIMSGKRVYSPELMDPDSKLDVSSRLEDGPFAKPSTDNKIGQVRKYFSSIFEKKKQPTG, from the coding sequence ATGATTCGAATTGTCATAGCAGAGGATCAGGAAATGCTGCTTGCAGCCATGGGTTCCCTGCTTGATTTGGAAGAAGATATGGAAGTGGTCGGTCAAGCCCGTAACGGGGAAGAGGCGCTTTCACTTGTCCAACAATTTCAGCCTGATGTGTGTCTAATGGATATAGAGATGCCGAAAATGAGCGGTCTAGATGCAGCAGAGGCTATGAAGTCGCTTGGATGCAAGGTCATTATTTTAACTACCTTTGCAAGGAATGGGTATCAAGAGCGTGCGTTAAAGGCTGATGTCAGAGGGTATTTATTGAAGGACAGCCCGAGCGAAGAGTTAGCGTGTTCGATTCGTTGCATTATGAGCGGGAAGAGAGTGTATTCTCCAGAACTTATGGATCCCGATTCAAAACTAGATGTTAGTTCACGGTTGGAGGATGGCCCATTTGCAAAACCTTCGACTGACAACAAAATAGGACAGGTCAGAAAGTACTTTTCCTCTATTTTTGAAAAAAAGAAACAGCCAACTGGATGA
- a CDS encoding fatty acid desaturase → MTLQDTKNLRKQVAPFEKSTTKESIWQIINTVAPFVILWYLAYISLSVSYWLALVPIILAAGFLVRMFIIFHDCTHHSFFKNRRANRFVGTIMGVLTVFPFDQWGHEHSVHHATSGNLDKRGTGDIWTLTVDEYLAAPLSLRLAYRFYRNPLVMFGLGPIYVFLLKNRFNRKGAKKKERNNTYLTNILIVALYALLCWAIGWQSFLLVQGSIFMISGAAGIWLFYVQHTFEDSYFEEDKDWEYVKAAVEGSSFYKLPKVLQWLTGNIGFHHVHHLSPRVPNYKLEEAHNLTDPLKNVPTITLATSLKSLRFRLWDENNKNFVSFKEVRAVAKKRISVQAKPEV, encoded by the coding sequence ATGACCTTACAAGATACAAAAAATTTACGAAAACAAGTGGCTCCATTTGAAAAATCAACGACAAAAGAAAGTATTTGGCAAATCATTAATACGGTCGCTCCGTTTGTAATTCTTTGGTACCTAGCGTATATTAGTCTTTCTGTTTCTTATTGGCTTGCTTTAGTGCCAATCATTTTGGCTGCCGGGTTTTTGGTACGAATGTTCATTATCTTTCATGACTGTACACATCACTCTTTTTTCAAAAACCGCCGTGCCAACCGTTTTGTTGGGACTATTATGGGTGTTTTAACAGTCTTCCCGTTTGACCAATGGGGACATGAGCATTCTGTGCATCACGCAACTAGTGGTAACCTGGACAAGCGTGGTACAGGTGATATTTGGACACTTACAGTCGATGAATATTTGGCAGCACCGCTAAGCCTACGATTAGCGTATCGTTTTTATCGTAATCCATTGGTAATGTTTGGTTTAGGTCCGATTTATGTTTTCCTTTTAAAAAATAGATTTAATCGTAAAGGTGCGAAAAAGAAGGAACGCAACAACACTTATTTAACGAATATATTAATCGTTGCATTATATGCGCTATTATGCTGGGCAATTGGCTGGCAGTCATTTCTTTTGGTACAGGGTTCGATTTTCATGATTTCAGGTGCCGCAGGCATTTGGTTGTTCTACGTACAGCACACGTTTGAAGATTCTTATTTCGAAGAAGATAAGGATTGGGAATATGTAAAAGCAGCAGTGGAAGGAAGTTCATTTTACAAGCTTCCAAAAGTTTTGCAATGGTTGACAGGTAATATTGGTTTCCACCATGTGCATCATTTAAGCCCAAGAGTGCCTAACTACAAACTTGAAGAGGCACATAATCTTACGGATCCGTTAAAGAACGTACCAACAATTACACTTGCTACAAGCTTAAAATCACTTCGATTCCGCTTATGGGATGAAAATAACAAGAATTTTGTCAGTTTTAAAGAGGTTAGAGCAGTTGCGAAAAAACGTATTTCTGTTCAGGCAAAACCTGAAGTATAA
- a CDS encoding DEAD/DEAH box helicase yields MSERSFEEYHLSEEIKRALSVLKYEEPTEVQGKVIPLALNNQDLVVKSQTGSGKTASFAIPICEMIDWEERKPQALVLTPTRELAVQVREDITNIGRFKRIKALAVYGKEPFSKQREELKQKTHVVVGTPGRVMDHIDRETLALDEIKYLIIDEADEMLNMGFIDEVEAIIKELPVNRVTMVFSATLPKDVEALCHRYMENPTNIEIEATGMTTDTIEHRVLEVKEEDKLSLLKDVTVVENPDSCIIFCNTKEHVDTVYAELDGANYSCERLHGGLEQQDRFAVMDGFKMGNFRYLIATDVAARGIDVDNVSLVFNYDVPMEKESYVHRTGRTGRAGKQGKAFTFVTPYEEKFLRAIERYVGFEIPRMDAPTQREVAGGKEAFEEKISGRRVVRNNKTARINQGIMKLHFNGGKKKKLRAVDFVGTIAKIPGVTADDIGIITILDQMSYVDILNGKGSLVIQAMENTPVKGKKLRVSKAIK; encoded by the coding sequence ATGAGTGAGAGAAGTTTTGAGGAATATCATTTAAGTGAAGAAATAAAGAGAGCACTATCTGTTTTAAAATACGAAGAACCGACAGAGGTTCAGGGTAAAGTCATCCCTTTAGCATTGAACAATCAAGATCTCGTTGTAAAGTCACAGACTGGTAGTGGCAAAACAGCTTCCTTCGCCATCCCCATTTGTGAAATGATTGATTGGGAAGAAAGAAAGCCGCAGGCCTTGGTTCTTACTCCAACAAGGGAGCTTGCCGTTCAAGTTCGTGAGGATATCACGAATATAGGAAGATTCAAAAGGATAAAAGCGCTCGCCGTTTACGGAAAAGAGCCTTTTTCAAAGCAACGAGAAGAATTAAAACAAAAGACTCATGTTGTTGTTGGTACCCCTGGCCGGGTCATGGACCATATTGACAGAGAAACCTTAGCTTTAGACGAAATAAAGTATCTGATTATTGATGAAGCAGATGAAATGCTGAACATGGGGTTTATTGATGAGGTAGAGGCTATCATTAAAGAACTCCCTGTAAACAGAGTAACGATGGTATTTTCCGCTACTTTGCCAAAGGATGTGGAAGCTCTCTGCCACCGGTACATGGAAAATCCAACTAACATTGAGATTGAGGCAACAGGTATGACAACGGATACCATTGAGCATCGTGTCTTGGAAGTGAAAGAGGAAGACAAGCTTTCATTACTAAAAGATGTGACCGTCGTTGAAAATCCGGACAGTTGCATTATTTTTTGTAACACAAAAGAGCATGTCGATACCGTCTATGCTGAATTGGACGGAGCCAATTATTCCTGTGAGAGACTCCATGGTGGACTTGAACAGCAGGATCGTTTTGCCGTGATGGATGGGTTTAAAATGGGGAACTTCCGTTATCTAATAGCTACTGATGTTGCGGCACGGGGTATTGATGTTGATAATGTATCGCTAGTTTTCAATTATGATGTGCCTATGGAAAAAGAAAGCTATGTCCACCGTACGGGTAGAACGGGTCGTGCGGGCAAGCAAGGAAAAGCATTTACATTTGTGACTCCGTATGAAGAGAAATTCCTTCGTGCCATTGAACGGTATGTTGGTTTTGAGATTCCAAGAATGGACGCTCCTACTCAAAGGGAAGTCGCTGGTGGAAAAGAAGCTTTTGAAGAAAAAATCAGCGGTCGCCGTGTGGTTAGAAACAATAAAACTGCTCGAATCAATCAGGGTATTATGAAACTTCATTTCAATGGTGGCAAAAAGAAGAAGCTTCGCGCAGTCGATTTCGTTGGGACCATTGCTAAAATCCCTGGCGTGACGGCAGATGATATCGGCATCATCACAATCCTTGATCAGATGTCTTATGTGGATATTCTTAACGGAAAAGGCTCACTCGTCATCCAGGCGATGGAGAATACACCTGTCAAAGGTAAGAAGTTGAGAGTGAGTAAGGCGATTAAATAA
- the add gene encoding adenosine deaminase encodes MNFTILPKIELHCHLDGSLRPETIIDIAKKDGIGLPTMDKDEIQQELIAPLDCESLDEYLKRFALPNLVMQSQENLKRITFELFEDAAKENVKYMEVRFAPLLHTVKGLTVEVIIQSVIDGMREAEELFDIHGNIILSCMRTMSAESAFEVVEKGKQFLGKGVVAIDLCASEEEGFCSDFVEPIALAREYGYRVTIHAGETGVGKNVLEAVEMLGAERIGHGVFIKDCAEAYDVVKDKQVVLEMCPTSNVQTKAVDQYSEHPIYNFHKDGIKVTVNTDNRTVSDTTMAKECTIVFDEFNMSEEDYKKIYLDSVEASFADEETKAKLKEYL; translated from the coding sequence ATGAATTTTACTATCTTACCTAAAATAGAATTACACTGCCACTTAGATGGCAGCCTTAGACCAGAAACTATTATTGATATAGCTAAGAAAGATGGCATCGGCCTGCCAACGATGGATAAAGACGAGATCCAGCAAGAGCTGATTGCGCCGTTAGACTGTGAATCTTTAGATGAATACTTGAAGCGTTTTGCTCTCCCAAATTTAGTTATGCAGTCACAAGAGAACTTAAAGAGAATTACCTTTGAATTATTTGAAGATGCTGCAAAGGAAAATGTGAAATACATGGAGGTTCGTTTTGCTCCATTGCTTCATACTGTTAAGGGATTAACGGTTGAAGTAATCATCCAAAGTGTCATCGATGGAATGAGAGAGGCTGAAGAATTGTTCGATATCCATGGCAATATCATTCTATCCTGCATGCGGACAATGTCAGCTGAAAGTGCATTTGAAGTGGTGGAAAAAGGGAAGCAATTCCTTGGAAAAGGAGTTGTGGCCATCGATTTATGCGCGTCTGAAGAGGAAGGGTTCTGTAGTGATTTCGTTGAGCCAATTGCCTTAGCGAGAGAATATGGATATAGAGTAACGATTCATGCGGGTGAAACGGGTGTGGGGAAAAATGTCCTTGAAGCGGTTGAGATGCTAGGGGCAGAAAGAATCGGGCACGGAGTCTTTATTAAAGATTGTGCGGAAGCTTACGATGTGGTGAAGGATAAACAAGTAGTCCTTGAAATGTGTCCAACTAGTAATGTCCAAACCAAAGCAGTAGACCAATACAGCGAGCATCCTATTTATAATTTTCATAAGGATGGCATCAAGGTAACCGTTAATACTGATAACAGAACGGTGTCTGATACAACGATGGCTAAGGAATGTACGATTGTATTTGATGAGTTCAACATGAGTGAAGAGGATTATAAGAAGATTTATCTCGACAGTGTGGAGGCTTCCTTTGCGGACGAAGAAACCAAGGCAAAACTAAAGGAATACTTGTAA
- a CDS encoding ABC transporter ATP-binding protein, giving the protein MKEFKLFLPYVKQMRRYYLIGFVGSLFRFLIPLFVPLILKYIFDQLLQNESLSRSEMLEQLLYIAAGMILILLLIRTPMEYVRQFCIHKANNNIIKQLRKDAFQKVHSLDAKYFVENKSGEIGTRFFDDIEKVRGFLTAVFGNVWIEMVVLLFVIVVMLTLNVKLAILSVVLVGVQFILAHFLSKRFKQSTRNMMKYRSVMSGFIFEKIQGAFLSKLFAAEKRDKEELNQHLHHFDKLTDQHAKINAVMLALVNVLSDMTPFIVAIVASLFVIDGSLTVGSLIAFFSYVDKMRSPVAALVNAYPAITEGSVALGRIFDFFHTPSTIIEKENPVPLNQFTQSIKLNNVTFSYDGKNNIINNVSLTLEKGKTYAFVGESGGGKSTILQLLLRMYDAIKGEVLIDGVNIKDYSIASLREQMGIVTQDNFLYSTSIKDNIKMAKLDATDEEIYTATKKAFAHDFISALANGYDTEIGERGVKLSGGQKQRVALARVFLKNPSIIILDEATSALDNESEKLVQESVYQFENDKTIIMIAHRLSTILNADMIFVVKNGRIIESGNHQSLLKRNGYYKELYSKQNTEEWKLATG; this is encoded by the coding sequence ATGAAAGAATTTAAGTTATTTTTACCCTATGTTAAACAAATGAGGCGCTATTATCTCATTGGCTTCGTTGGGAGCCTGTTTCGATTCCTGATTCCCTTGTTCGTTCCATTGATTTTAAAATATATCTTCGATCAGCTGCTTCAAAATGAATCCCTGTCACGGTCGGAAATGCTAGAGCAGCTTTTGTACATTGCTGCAGGCATGATTCTGATACTCCTTCTGATTCGGACACCCATGGAGTATGTAAGGCAGTTTTGCATTCATAAGGCTAACAACAACATCATCAAACAGCTTCGAAAGGACGCTTTTCAAAAGGTCCATTCCTTGGATGCCAAATATTTTGTTGAGAACAAAAGCGGTGAAATAGGTACACGTTTTTTTGATGATATTGAAAAAGTAAGAGGCTTTTTAACCGCAGTATTCGGTAACGTTTGGATTGAAATGGTCGTATTGCTGTTTGTTATCGTGGTGATGCTCACCCTTAATGTGAAGTTAGCGATCCTATCGGTAGTATTGGTGGGTGTCCAGTTTATTCTAGCGCACTTTCTATCAAAAAGGTTTAAACAGTCCACCCGTAATATGATGAAGTACCGGTCGGTCATGAGCGGATTTATTTTTGAAAAAATCCAAGGCGCTTTTCTATCCAAATTATTTGCCGCAGAAAAACGCGATAAAGAAGAGTTGAATCAGCATTTACACCATTTTGATAAACTGACAGATCAACATGCAAAAATAAACGCAGTCATGTTAGCCCTTGTCAATGTCCTCAGTGATATGACCCCATTTATAGTGGCAATCGTGGCGAGTCTTTTTGTCATCGATGGAAGCTTAACGGTTGGTAGTCTAATTGCTTTTTTTTCTTATGTTGATAAGATGCGAAGCCCGGTGGCAGCTTTAGTCAATGCGTACCCGGCCATTACAGAGGGGAGCGTGGCATTAGGACGGATCTTTGATTTCTTCCACACACCGTCAACCATCATAGAAAAAGAAAACCCGGTTCCATTAAACCAGTTTACACAATCTATTAAGCTAAATAATGTCACTTTTTCGTATGATGGAAAAAATAATATTATTAACAACGTATCATTGACGCTTGAAAAAGGAAAAACGTATGCGTTTGTCGGTGAGAGCGGAGGTGGTAAGAGTACCATCCTGCAACTGCTGTTGAGAATGTACGATGCTATCAAAGGGGAAGTACTTATCGATGGAGTCAATATCAAGGATTACTCCATCGCCAGTTTGAGGGAGCAGATGGGGATTGTCACACAGGATAACTTTCTCTACAGCACGTCGATTAAGGATAATATTAAAATGGCAAAGCTGGATGCGACAGATGAAGAAATCTATACGGCTACCAAGAAGGCCTTTGCCCATGATTTTATTTCGGCACTGGCAAATGGCTACGATACGGAAATTGGTGAAAGAGGAGTAAAGCTTTCAGGCGGACAAAAACAAAGAGTGGCGCTTGCGCGTGTTTTCTTGAAAAATCCGTCCATCATTATTTTAGACGAAGCCACTAGTGCTCTAGATAATGAAAGTGAAAAACTGGTTCAAGAATCCGTTTACCAATTCGAAAATGATAAGACGATTATTATGATTGCTCATAGACTCTCTACGATCCTCAATGCTGATATGATTTTTGTTGTCAAAAATGGAAGAATTATAGAAAGCGGGAACCATCAAAGTCTATTGAAACGGAACGGATACTACAAAGAGCTCTATTCTAAACAAAACACTGAAGAATGGAAATTGGCCACTGGGTAA
- a CDS encoding flavin-containing monooxygenase → MIYDVVVVGAGQAGLSMGYFLKQSSLSFKIVDSNNSAGDVWRNRYNSLVLFTPRSYSALPGLTLKGDPSGFPTKDEIADYLEHYAKTFDLPIEFSCDVQKVNKQNDTFIIATSDSIIKTKKVVIATGPFHTPRIPSFAQELPLQVVQLHSSEYKNPAQLNDGPVLVVGGGNSGAQIAVELSNHYETYLSVGHKIRFLPLNIAGKSIFWWFDILGILHANRDSIIGKKVQSQPDPIFGFELKQKLKDKKIILKSRTRSIMKNEIQFEDLSTINVQNIIWATGFKVDYSWVEIPNLLDHNDKVQHKRGVTEIEGLYFLGLPWQYRRGSALLLGVGEDAKFLYQQLIQPM, encoded by the coding sequence ATGATTTACGATGTGGTTGTGGTCGGTGCAGGGCAGGCAGGTTTATCCATGGGCTATTTCCTCAAGCAATCCTCTTTATCTTTTAAAATAGTAGATAGCAATAACAGCGCCGGTGATGTCTGGCGGAATCGGTATAACTCACTTGTCTTATTTACACCAAGGTCATACAGTGCGCTGCCTGGATTGACTTTAAAGGGCGATCCATCAGGGTTTCCAACCAAAGATGAAATTGCCGATTACTTAGAACATTATGCTAAAACTTTTGATTTACCTATAGAATTTTCGTGCGATGTCCAAAAAGTCAACAAACAAAACGATACATTTATCATAGCAACATCAGACTCCATCATTAAAACCAAGAAAGTTGTCATAGCTACTGGCCCTTTTCACACTCCTAGAATTCCATCATTTGCACAAGAGCTTCCACTACAAGTAGTTCAACTCCATTCTTCTGAATATAAAAACCCTGCTCAGCTAAATGATGGCCCTGTTTTAGTTGTAGGTGGTGGCAATTCTGGCGCTCAAATAGCAGTCGAACTATCAAACCATTATGAAACATATTTATCCGTTGGCCATAAGATACGTTTTCTTCCGTTGAATATAGCGGGTAAGAGTATTTTTTGGTGGTTTGATATACTCGGTATTTTGCATGCCAATCGAGATTCCATTATTGGGAAAAAAGTTCAAAGTCAGCCCGATCCGATATTTGGTTTTGAGTTAAAACAGAAATTAAAAGACAAAAAGATAATCCTAAAGTCCCGAACAAGATCCATCATGAAAAATGAGATTCAGTTTGAGGATCTGTCAACAATTAACGTGCAGAATATTATTTGGGCAACTGGTTTCAAAGTGGACTACTCGTGGGTAGAAATTCCGAATCTTTTAGATCATAACGATAAAGTACAACATAAAAGAGGAGTAACGGAAATAGAAGGATTGTACTTCCTGGGATTGCCTTGGCAGTACCGCAGAGGTTCAGCCTTGCTTTTAGGGGTAGGAGAGGATGCTAAATTTTTGTATCAACAGTTGATTCAGCCTATGTAA
- a CDS encoding ABC transporter permease, translating into MSWMNLIHNKMRSFLTMLGIVIGVASIIALITIVKGAMNGMTSEFSSFGADKITVQAMGTPLKQGLIDSDIQKLAEIEDVAGVSPTLSGSTTVVYNGNEKTDVSVQGKNDVYFSKNKDLVETGRGLTILDIENKNNVCLIGANIANDLFWGEDPVGKKLLISGVTYTVIGTLQKSNSFSDSSNNDAVIIPYTTSMSILETGYISSVDVYMGNSNHSEKITEDIEAVLKQAFNYKDNSFTVMNMQDMLASFNKITTMLSLMLGGIASISLVVGGIGIMNMMLVSVTERTTEIGLRKALGAEPKRIQQQFLLEAVFLSLFGGAIGFLLGVLIALGVCTLIGASFALSTYTVLLALGFSAGIGIIFGIAPARKASKLNPIDALRSV; encoded by the coding sequence ATGTCATGGATGAATCTCATCCATAACAAAATGCGCTCCTTCCTTACCATGTTGGGAATTGTGATTGGTGTCGCATCCATTATTGCATTGATCACTATAGTTAAAGGTGCGATGAATGGAATGACAAGTGAGTTTTCCTCCTTTGGTGCAGATAAAATAACGGTTCAAGCAATGGGGACACCCTTAAAGCAGGGGTTAATTGACAGTGACATTCAAAAGCTTGCGGAAATCGAGGATGTCGCTGGCGTTTCTCCTACTCTTTCAGGAAGTACTACGGTTGTATATAACGGTAATGAAAAAACAGATGTCTCAGTTCAGGGTAAGAATGATGTGTATTTTTCAAAGAATAAAGACTTGGTTGAAACGGGAAGAGGACTAACGATTCTTGATATCGAAAATAAAAATAACGTTTGCCTTATTGGCGCCAATATAGCAAACGATTTATTTTGGGGAGAAGACCCCGTGGGTAAAAAGCTGCTAATTTCTGGTGTCACTTACACGGTCATCGGAACCCTTCAGAAATCTAATAGCTTTTCAGATTCCTCGAATAACGATGCAGTCATCATACCTTACACCACCTCAATGAGCATTCTTGAAACAGGATATATTTCTAGTGTGGACGTATATATGGGTAACTCCAATCATTCTGAAAAAATAACGGAAGATATTGAAGCAGTCTTAAAACAGGCGTTCAATTACAAGGATAATAGTTTTACCGTGATGAATATGCAGGATATGTTGGCATCGTTTAATAAGATCACTACAATGCTATCTCTTATGCTTGGAGGAATCGCATCCATTTCGCTGGTCGTGGGTGGAATTGGAATCATGAACATGATGCTGGTGTCTGTAACTGAAAGAACCACAGAAATTGGATTAAGGAAGGCCCTCGGTGCAGAACCAAAACGGATTCAACAGCAGTTTTTACTAGAAGCGGTATTCTTGTCACTCTTTGGCGGAGCCATAGGCTTCTTGCTAGGCGTGTTAATTGCCTTGGGAGTATGCACACTAATTGGCGCAAGCTTCGCGCTATCAACCTATACCGTATTGTTGGCACTAGGCTTCTCTGCAGGCATCGGTATTATTTTTGGCATTGCGCCAGCAAGAAAAGCATCAAAGCTGAACCCGATAGATGCATTAAGAAGTGTGTAA
- a CDS encoding ABC transporter ATP-binding protein gives MLNMNGIIKTYVMGEEEQVVLNNINLTVNRGDFVAILGPSGSGKSTLMNLIGCLDSPTNGDYFLSNQKVDELGESELAAIRNKEVGFVFQQFQLLPRLSAIQNVELPLIYAGVAEKERRRRASEMLIRVGLGEKLQNRPNQLSGGQQQRVAIARAMVTEPTILLADEPTGALDQKTGQQIMELFHELHQEGKTIIMITHDIEIAKNASRIVHILDGKLREEPVYV, from the coding sequence ATTCTTAACATGAATGGAATAATCAAAACCTATGTAATGGGTGAGGAAGAACAAGTCGTTTTAAATAATATTAATCTAACAGTAAATAGAGGGGATTTTGTCGCGATTTTAGGACCTTCAGGTTCAGGAAAGTCCACACTGATGAACTTGATCGGTTGTCTCGATTCACCGACAAACGGAGATTATTTTTTATCGAATCAAAAGGTTGATGAGCTAGGTGAATCTGAGTTGGCAGCGATTCGTAACAAGGAGGTTGGATTTGTGTTTCAACAATTTCAACTTCTTCCTAGACTGAGTGCCATTCAAAATGTGGAGCTGCCTCTTATATATGCGGGGGTGGCTGAAAAGGAAAGAAGACGGAGGGCCAGTGAAATGCTCATTAGAGTGGGGCTCGGTGAAAAATTACAAAACCGGCCGAATCAGCTCTCTGGAGGACAACAGCAGAGGGTGGCTATTGCAAGAGCGATGGTAACGGAACCCACTATATTATTGGCAGATGAACCAACTGGAGCGCTGGATCAAAAAACGGGTCAGCAAATTATGGAGCTTTTTCATGAGCTTCATCAAGAAGGAAAAACCATCATAATGATTACACATGATATCGAGATTGCCAAAAATGCTAGCAGGATTGTTCACATTTTAGACGGCAAACTGAGAGAGGAGCCTGTATATGTTTAA